Proteins co-encoded in one Halococcoides cellulosivorans genomic window:
- a CDS encoding inorganic phosphate transporter: protein MSSLAGLVAVALVASLFMSFTVGANSNSAPIAPAVGANAISTLRGALLVGIVAALGAVAQGGRISETIGHGLVTGVTITPLAATATLLTAATLITIGNSRGYPIPSAFTVTGAAIGAGIALGGGFAAATYAKILGFWLAIPIVEGVLAYAIAWLLLDDRVADPPSIALLAGGVGSALATIRLAVLPSPGGGPGSIAGVVARALGLSTGTAGGLLVGGAIGLFTAGVAYWQLRRDVSTGIDRMLVGLALVVVFTSGGSQVGLATGPLESVVTSSLGLPSIYLLGLGAVGILLGGWMRSPRLIQAVAREYASLGPKRAIAAFIPAFLVAQAAIALGYPISFNKVMISSIVGAGLVGRASGSDGVSATKTGYTLGAWIASMVGGGAISFALYHALAALPGLG from the coding sequence ATGTCATCACTCGCTGGTCTCGTCGCCGTGGCGCTCGTCGCATCGCTTTTCATGTCGTTCACCGTCGGCGCGAACAGCAATTCCGCACCGATCGCGCCGGCCGTCGGGGCGAACGCGATATCGACGCTTCGCGGGGCGCTCCTGGTCGGGATCGTCGCCGCGCTCGGGGCGGTGGCCCAGGGGGGCCGCATCTCGGAGACCATCGGCCACGGACTGGTCACCGGCGTCACGATCACGCCGCTGGCCGCGACCGCGACGCTTCTCACGGCGGCCACGCTGATCACCATCGGCAACTCCCGTGGCTATCCGATCCCCTCCGCGTTCACGGTCACCGGTGCGGCGATCGGCGCGGGGATCGCGCTGGGTGGCGGCTTCGCGGCCGCGACGTACGCCAAGATCCTGGGCTTCTGGCTCGCGATCCCGATCGTCGAGGGGGTCCTCGCGTACGCGATCGCCTGGCTCCTGTTGGACGACCGGGTCGCGGATCCCCCGAGTATCGCGCTGCTCGCCGGTGGCGTCGGCTCCGCGCTCGCGACGATTCGGCTCGCCGTCCTCCCGAGTCCGGGCGGCGGGCCGGGGTCGATCGCTGGCGTCGTCGCCCGAGCGCTCGGTCTCTCGACGGGCACCGCCGGGGGCCTCCTCGTCGGGGGCGCGATCGGGCTGTTCACGGCCGGCGTGGCCTACTGGCAACTCCGTCGTGACGTCTCGACCGGCATCGACCGGATGCTGGTCGGCCTCGCGCTCGTCGTCGTGTTCACCAGTGGCGGGTCACAGGTCGGCCTCGCCACGGGCCCCCTGGAGTCCGTCGTCACCTCATCGCTCGGATTGCCCTCGATCTATCTGCTCGGACTCGGGGCAGTCGGCATTCTGCTCGGGGGCTGGATGCGATCGCCACGCCTGATACAGGCCGTCGCCCGGGAGTACGCGTCACTCGGGCCGAAGCGTGCGATCGCTGCGTTCATCCCGGCCTTTCTCGTCGCGCAGGCCGCGATCGCGCTGGGCTATCCCATCTCGTTCAACAAGGTGATGATTTCGAGTATCGTCGGGGCTGGACTCGTGGGGCGGGCCTCCGGGTCGGACGGCGTCTCCGCGACGAAGACCGGCTACACCCTCGGCGCGTGGATCGCGTCGATGGTCGGCGGTGGCGCGATCAGCTTCGCGCTCTATCACGCGCTCGCAGCGCTCCCGGGACTCGGCTGA
- a CDS encoding IS5 family transposase — protein MKRETEFVPTKLARFTGRIVSLAQKAVVGEPDPAYQAGDGGYADWVIVVIHGLREYLDHPYRRLLDVLHEMPGIVSKLDLAVTELPDFTTVCTRKQDLEMRIWRVLLRLSAELHDIGDVQAIDATGMDRIAASQHYAKRTNYTFQAVKVTTLIDCDTNAILDIHCSMKQPHDSKIGWQMVKRNLDKLSILTADKGYDWWLLRQRLRAEGVKPVIRHREFGWYGVANNILQDDTIYHQRSNVESTFFALRRKYGEIVRARTWFGQFRELVLKCAVRNIEVSVSHSGP, from the coding sequence GTGAAGCGGGAAACGGAGTTTGTGCCTACGAAACTCGCCCGCTTCACTGGTCGCATCGTTTCGCTCGCTCAAAAAGCCGTCGTCGGTGAGCCAGATCCAGCGTACCAGGCCGGTGACGGAGGGTACGCAGACTGGGTAATCGTGGTAATTCACGGTCTCAGAGAATATCTCGACCACCCGTACCGGCGGCTGCTGGACGTACTCCACGAGATGCCTGGAATCGTTTCGAAGCTCGACCTAGCGGTAACTGAACTTCCCGATTTTACCACCGTTTGTACGCGCAAGCAAGACCTCGAAATGCGAATCTGGCGCGTCCTTTTGCGGTTATCGGCGGAACTGCACGACATCGGCGACGTTCAGGCGATCGACGCAACCGGCATGGATCGGATCGCTGCCAGCCAACACTATGCAAAACGGACGAACTACACGTTCCAGGCGGTGAAAGTGACCACGTTGATCGACTGCGATACAAATGCGATTCTCGACATACATTGCTCGATGAAACAACCGCACGACTCCAAGATCGGCTGGCAAATGGTGAAGCGGAACCTCGACAAACTGAGCATTCTTACCGCCGACAAAGGGTACGACTGGTGGCTCCTTCGCCAACGACTGCGTGCAGAAGGCGTTAAACCAGTGATTCGTCACCGCGAATTCGGCTGGTACGGCGTCGCGAACAATATCTTGCAAGATGACACGATCTACCATCAACGCTCGAACGTCGAGTCGACATTTTTCGCGCTCCGGCGCAAATACGGCGAGATCGTTCGCGCCCGAACCTGGTTCGGTCAGTTCCGCGAACTCGTCCTGAAATGCGCTGTCAGAAACATCGAAGTGAGTGTGAGCCACTCAGGACCGTGA
- a CDS encoding type B DNA-directed DNA polymerase — MLTVQFEDGDAIVWATTAASARPERHAYTPALFVGGPSKARTHVRAALADDPKVGDMATVHRFPDLHADEREPVLRVAVERVGEIRTLAREIRTHHEAGSFGPGTLRLYDVDLDPGARYCLDTGRSPVPDRDLRTLALDLPAAARADDDLSGLLIDGDPIDGGEARTLATLADRLDRDDPDVLVCSTGEIVPLVAAAADRHGIDCPLGRRPGLDQRAGANTVESYGRVLHSPARYSVPGRVIVDREGSFLHDDGGLPGLRDLAERSRRPLQATARGSIGTILTSIEIREARARDVLVPWNKWEPEAFTTVPTLYDADRGGFTFAPSVGVHEDVIEVDFASLYPSIMVEYNVSPETVGCDCCANDRVPGLEYSICDDRGFMADVLAPLIEDRAAMKARMAADGISDAERDRLAAQADALKWILVSSFGYQGYRNAKFGRIEAHEAINAFAREILLDAKDRLEAAGWRVVHGIVDSLWVTAGEDPDPIADVAASISETVGIDLELEDRFDWVAFVPRKDSRAGALTRYFGRVADREEYKRRGIAARRRSTCEYVAETQKALIETFDRERDPEPVCERAQRAIDRLERGAVDAEDLVIRTRATRDPGAYDRHTRTADALARAKRAGLAVGAGRDVRYVVSDDTRQGPERVRLPFEDGAFDPAFYADRVLRACEEVVAPVGWDRDRIERYLAGTRELGLAAFGG, encoded by the coding sequence ATGCTCACCGTTCAGTTCGAGGACGGCGACGCGATCGTCTGGGCAACCACCGCCGCGAGCGCCCGGCCCGAGCGGCACGCCTACACGCCGGCGCTGTTCGTCGGCGGGCCCTCGAAAGCGCGCACGCACGTCCGGGCCGCGCTGGCCGACGACCCCAAAGTCGGGGACATGGCGACCGTCCACCGCTTTCCCGACCTGCACGCCGACGAGCGCGAGCCAGTCTTGCGGGTCGCCGTCGAGCGCGTCGGGGAGATCCGGACGCTCGCCCGCGAGATCCGCACGCACCACGAGGCGGGGTCGTTCGGGCCGGGCACCCTGCGCCTGTACGACGTCGACCTCGATCCCGGGGCCCGCTACTGTCTCGACACCGGCCGGTCGCCGGTGCCCGATCGCGACCTGCGCACGCTCGCGTTGGACCTTCCGGCGGCCGCTCGCGCCGACGACGATCTGTCCGGGCTCCTCATCGACGGCGACCCGATCGACGGCGGCGAGGCGCGGACGCTCGCCACGCTCGCCGACCGGCTGGACCGCGACGATCCCGACGTGCTGGTCTGCTCGACGGGCGAGATCGTCCCGCTGGTCGCCGCGGCGGCCGATCGCCACGGGATCGACTGCCCGCTCGGGCGACGCCCGGGCCTCGACCAGCGCGCCGGTGCGAACACCGTCGAGAGCTACGGCCGGGTGCTCCACTCGCCGGCGCGATATTCTGTCCCCGGGCGCGTGATCGTCGATCGCGAGGGCTCATTTCTGCACGACGATGGCGGCCTCCCGGGCCTGCGCGACCTCGCCGAGCGCTCGCGTCGCCCACTCCAGGCGACCGCGCGCGGGTCGATCGGGACGATCCTCACCTCGATCGAGATCCGCGAGGCCCGCGCGCGTGACGTGCTCGTCCCCTGGAACAAGTGGGAGCCCGAGGCGTTTACGACGGTGCCGACGCTGTACGACGCCGATCGCGGCGGCTTCACGTTCGCGCCGTCGGTCGGCGTCCACGAGGACGTCATCGAGGTGGATTTCGCCTCGCTGTACCCCTCGATCATGGTCGAGTACAACGTCAGCCCCGAGACCGTCGGCTGTGACTGCTGTGCGAACGATCGCGTGCCCGGGCTGGAGTACTCGATCTGCGACGATCGGGGCTTCATGGCCGACGTGCTCGCGCCGCTGATCGAGGATCGCGCGGCGATGAAAGCCCGGATGGCTGCGGACGGAATCAGCGACGCCGAACGCGACCGCCTCGCGGCCCAGGCCGACGCCCTGAAGTGGATTCTCGTCTCGTCGTTCGGCTATCAGGGGTATCGCAACGCGAAGTTCGGCCGGATCGAGGCCCACGAGGCGATCAACGCGTTCGCGCGGGAGATCCTGCTGGACGCGAAAGACCGCCTCGAAGCGGCGGGCTGGCGGGTCGTCCACGGCATCGTCGACAGCCTCTGGGTCACCGCGGGCGAGGATCCCGACCCGATCGCGGACGTGGCGGCGTCGATCTCGGAGACGGTCGGGATCGACCTCGAACTCGAAGACCGATTCGACTGGGTCGCGTTCGTCCCGCGCAAGGACTCCCGGGCGGGCGCGCTCACGCGGTATTTCGGCCGGGTCGCCGATCGCGAGGAGTACAAGCGCCGCGGAATCGCCGCCCGCCGGCGTTCGACCTGCGAGTACGTGGCCGAGACGCAAAAGGCGCTCATCGAAACCTTCGATCGGGAGCGCGATCCCGAACCCGTCTGTGAGCGCGCCCAGCGTGCGATCGACCGCCTGGAGCGCGGCGCGGTCGATGCCGAGGATCTCGTCATCCGAACGCGCGCCACCCGCGATCCCGGGGCGTACGATCGGCATACGCGCACCGCCGACGCGCTCGCGCGTGCCAAGCGAGCGGGCCTCGCGGTCGGTGCGGGCCGGGACGTGCGGTACGTCGTCAGCGACGACACACGCCAGGGTCCAGAGCGCGTCCGCTTACCCTTCGAGGACGGCGCGTTCGACCCGGCGTTTTACGCGGATCGCGTACTTCGTGCCTGCGAGGAGGTCGTCGCGCCGGTGGGGTGGGATCGCGACCGGATCGAGCGGTATCTCGCGGGGACGCGCGAACTCGGCCTGGCGGCGTTCGGGGGGTGA
- a CDS encoding PIN domain-containing protein, which produces MTVPDRVVFDAEPLIAHADDEPGSDVVETYLDAVALGETTGYASPVTRTEIRYTIARKYDRATSDEYLDWLTTLGIETVAVEEVWRAAAEYVLAANPALGDAFALATAEHVEGTLLVGGDDDYDGIDRVPIERFREGSA; this is translated from the coding sequence ATGACGGTCCCCGATCGCGTCGTCTTCGACGCCGAACCGCTGATCGCGCACGCGGACGACGAACCCGGGAGTGACGTCGTCGAGACGTACCTCGACGCCGTCGCACTCGGGGAGACGACCGGCTACGCCAGCCCAGTGACCCGCACCGAAATTCGGTACACGATCGCCCGGAAGTACGACCGTGCGACGAGCGACGAGTATCTCGACTGGCTCACCACGCTCGGCATCGAGACGGTCGCCGTCGAGGAGGTGTGGCGGGCGGCCGCGGAGTACGTCCTCGCGGCCAACCCCGCGCTCGGCGACGCGTTCGCGCTGGCGACCGCCGAACACGTCGAGGGAACGCTCCTGGTCGGTGGCGACGACGACTACGACGGGATCGATCGCGTCCCGATCGAGCGGTTCCGCGAGGGGAGCGCGTAG
- a CDS encoding AbrB/MazE/SpoVT family DNA-binding domain-containing protein, with protein sequence MSQSENESETEVVAVTKHGQATIPKRFREKLGIEAPGTVRFREREDGVVVEAIRSPSEMRGFAARHDSDSDRPATEILREKREQDRNERDRREPDD encoded by the coding sequence ATGAGCCAGTCAGAGAACGAGTCTGAGACGGAGGTCGTCGCGGTGACCAAACACGGCCAGGCGACCATCCCGAAGCGGTTCCGGGAGAAACTCGGGATCGAGGCCCCGGGCACCGTGCGCTTCCGGGAGCGCGAGGACGGCGTCGTCGTCGAGGCCATCCGATCGCCCAGCGAGATGCGAGGGTTCGCCGCCCGGCACGACAGCGACAGCGACCGGCCCGCGACCGAAATTCTGCGCGAGAAGCGTGAGCAGGACCGCAACGAGCGCGATCGGCGGGAACCTGACGACTAA
- a CDS encoding Cdc6/Cdc18 family protein, with protein MITDARVLTAQFVPRDVEHRHEEIDRLSTALDPLLDDQPGENASLFGPTGAGKTCVARYTLRQLREQLPGLDAQYVNCWRDGSPFAVRRRLLDAVGDTTDVHRQSTAIDALRERFRGALDGPFVAVLDEVDQLSSTDLLYDLNATPEVTLVLIANREAELFADLDDRLDSRLRGGVTVNFDRYGVDELGAILASRAERGLDPGAIDERGLRTIADRAGGDARVAIDALRAAARAAERRGGDRIADRDLADAVPTARSTIRERRLETLGEHQRAVYAAIREAGEIAPGPLYDAYSARVAEPRSRRMMRNYCAKLDQYGLIRAEGETRDRRYSVVEV; from the coding sequence ATGATCACCGACGCTCGCGTCCTCACGGCCCAGTTCGTGCCACGGGACGTCGAGCATCGCCACGAGGAGATCGACCGGCTCTCGACGGCGCTGGATCCACTGCTCGACGACCAGCCCGGCGAGAACGCCTCCCTGTTCGGCCCGACGGGCGCGGGCAAGACCTGTGTCGCCCGCTACACGCTGCGACAGTTGCGCGAGCAGTTGCCCGGACTCGACGCCCAGTACGTCAACTGCTGGCGTGACGGGTCGCCGTTTGCCGTCCGCCGTCGCCTGCTCGACGCGGTGGGTGACACCACCGACGTCCACCGCCAGTCGACGGCGATCGACGCGCTCCGCGAGCGGTTTCGCGGGGCCCTCGATGGGCCCTTCGTCGCCGTCCTCGACGAGGTCGATCAGCTCAGTTCGACCGACCTGCTCTACGATCTCAACGCGACTCCCGAGGTGACGCTCGTCTTGATCGCCAACCGCGAGGCGGAGCTGTTCGCGGACCTCGACGACCGCCTGGACAGCCGCCTCCGGGGTGGCGTGACCGTCAACTTCGATCGGTACGGCGTCGACGAACTCGGGGCGATCCTGGCCTCGCGCGCCGAGCGCGGCCTCGACCCGGGCGCGATCGACGAACGCGGACTGCGGACGATCGCCGACCGGGCGGGCGGGGACGCCCGCGTCGCCATCGACGCGCTGCGTGCGGCGGCCCGGGCGGCCGAACGCCGCGGTGGCGATCGGATCGCCGATCGGGACCTCGCCGATGCGGTCCCGACCGCCCGCTCGACGATCCGCGAGCGCCGCCTGGAGACGCTCGGTGAGCATCAGCGTGCGGTCTACGCGGCGATTCGCGAGGCCGGCGAGATCGCGCCGGGACCGCTGTACGACGCCTACAGCGCACGCGTCGCAGAGCCGCGTAGCCGCCGAATGATGCGCAACTACTGTGCGAAACTCGATCAGTACGGGTTGATCCGCGCCGAGGGCGAGACGCGCGATCGGCGGTATTCGGTCGTCGAGGTGTAG
- a CDS encoding Sjogren's syndrome/scleroderma autoantigen 1 family protein: MSEFDEEAERERLREQYEQDQADRESTQRMSDLLLKGATMTNAHCGTCGDPIFRQNDEEFCPTCQEAVAVEESDAEADDVDHLIPQREADADGAADAQSADPSQSDRSPSDASAAAAEPSTGDRAAADQSAADRSPTVDRSGEAGRDPLVPEQGADRSTAQNAQTTVADRSGDAIVDSRAAVETTLERFATAAAETSDPRRAQDHLAAAREAAETLAALDRL, translated from the coding sequence ATGAGCGAGTTCGACGAGGAGGCCGAACGCGAGCGCCTCCGCGAACAGTACGAACAGGATCAGGCCGATCGGGAGTCGACCCAGCGGATGAGTGACCTCCTGCTCAAGGGGGCGACGATGACCAACGCCCACTGTGGGACGTGTGGCGATCCGATCTTCCGCCAGAACGACGAGGAGTTCTGCCCGACCTGCCAGGAGGCCGTCGCGGTCGAGGAGTCGGACGCGGAGGCCGACGACGTCGACCACCTGATTCCCCAGCGTGAGGCCGATGCCGACGGAGCTGCCGACGCCCAGTCCGCCGATCCGTCCCAGAGCGACCGATCGCCGTCCGACGCGTCCGCCGCCGCGGCCGAGCCGTCGACTGGCGACCGTGCCGCGGCCGACCAGTCGGCGGCCGATCGCTCCCCGACCGTCGACCGCTCCGGGGAGGCCGGGCGCGACCCGCTGGTCCCCGAGCAGGGGGCCGATCGATCGACCGCGCAGAACGCCCAGACCACGGTGGCCGACCGCTCCGGCGATGCGATCGTCGACAGTCGCGCGGCGGTCGAGACCACGCTCGAACGGTTCGCGACCGCGGCGGCCGAGACGTCCGATCCGCGCCGTGCACAGGACCACCTCGCGGCCGCTCGCGAGGCCGCCGAGACGCTCGCGGCGCTCGATCGGCTGTAG